The following are from one region of the Nitrospirota bacterium genome:
- a CDS encoding nucleoside deaminase, whose translation MRLALREASLAFLEEEVPVGALIVHEGRIIAKAHNSREASYDPTCHAELIAIRKTAKKLGTWRLSSSVLYVTKEPCIMCAGAMINARLKRVVYGCRDSKGGAVGSLYNILNDKRLNHRVEVVSGVLESECSEILKRFFKGRR comes from the coding sequence ATGAGGCTGGCACTCAGGGAGGCAAGCCTTGCTTTTTTGGAGGAAGAGGTTCCAGTAGGTGCACTTATTGTCCACGAGGGTCGGATAATTGCAAAGGCTCATAATAGCAGGGAGGCATCCTATGACCCAACTTGCCATGCAGAGCTGATTGCAATAAGAAAGACTGCAAAAAAACTTGGCACATGGAGGCTTTCCTCTTCTGTGCTTTATGTTACAAAAGAGCCATGTATAATGTGTGCAGGTGCAATGATTAATGCAAGGCTTAAGAGGGTTGTTTATGGCTGTAGAGATTCAAAGGGTGGGGCAGTAGGAAGTCTTTATAATATACTTAATGACAAAAGGCTTAATCATCGGGTGGAGGTTGTCTCTGGTGTCCTTGAGTCTGAATGTAGTGAGATTCTCAAGAGGTTTTTCAAAGGGCGTAGATAA
- a CDS encoding YtxH domain-containing protein: MRDDGHSTGTVVVSFLLGGVIGAGVALLFAPRSGKETRQRIRELAEDVKDKADDLMGEVKGRVAKTIESGKEFVAEKRSILAEAIEAGKEAYHKEKEKHEHTK; encoded by the coding sequence ATGAGAGACGATGGTCATAGCACAGGCACAGTAGTGGTGTCTTTTCTCCTTGGAGGTGTTATTGGAGCAGGTGTTGCGCTTCTTTTTGCTCCTCGCTCAGGAAAAGAGACGAGGCAGAGGATAAGGGAGCTTGCAGAGGATGTAAAGGATAAAGCAGATGACCTTATGGGCGAGGTTAAAGGCAGGGTGGCAAAGACAATCGAAAGCGGAAAGGAGTTCGTAGCAGAAAAGAGATCCATTCTTGCAGAGGCAATCGAGGCAGGAAAAGAGGCTTATCACAAGGAAAAAGAAAAACACGAACACACAAAATAA
- a CDS encoding DUF948 domain-containing protein, which produces MTEILLVAIVVILALVAGFLIFVLLSARNTFKELSKLLSTMESTIKPTMDELSITMRSLKEMTDNINTITDDVKKFSNVVGDLGENIKVINEVIRDIPVKVSGVRAGIMAALTFFLKELFKGGSR; this is translated from the coding sequence ATGACCGAGATACTTCTTGTGGCTATTGTGGTTATCTTAGCCTTAGTAGCAGGGTTTCTTATATTTGTCCTTCTTTCTGCAAGAAATACATTCAAGGAACTCTCTAAATTGCTCTCTACTATGGAAAGCACTATAAAACCTACGATGGATGAGCTAAGTATAACTATGAGAAGCCTAAAGGAGATGACTGATAATATAAATACCATTACCGATGATGTCAAGAAATTTTCCAATGTTGTTGGGGACTTAGGAGAAAATATTAAAGTAATAAATGAAGTTATACGAGATATACCTGTAAAGGTTTCAGGGGTAAGAGCAGGCATAATGGCTGCTCTTACATTTTTCTTAAAGGAACTTTTCAAAGGAGGTAGTAGATGA
- a CDS encoding shikimate dehydrogenase yields MKITGKTKVIALLGYPVTHSLSPLMHNTAFEHLGLDYCYVTFSVKPEMLKDAVEAIRTLNMTGVNVTVPHKENVIPFLDKLDKEALAIGAVNTIVNKDGRLIGYNTDGKGFMKSLSEQGIKTKTKTVLILGAGGASKAISYYLTEKAKGLYIYDIDIGKAEKLIGDLQRLGKTNVFFMDSPRNISDMDIIVNATPLGLKDSDPIPLDISLIRPSHIIGDLIYKETPLLKKAGRKGCRTFNGLGMLLWQGVFAFELWTGVKPPHELMRKSLYLFTSH; encoded by the coding sequence ATGAAGATAACTGGAAAAACAAAGGTCATTGCCCTTCTGGGCTATCCTGTTACACACAGTCTTTCGCCACTCATGCATAACACTGCATTTGAGCACTTAGGGCTTGACTACTGCTATGTAACATTTTCCGTTAAGCCTGAGATGCTAAAGGACGCAGTAGAGGCTATAAGGACACTTAACATGACAGGCGTAAATGTTACGGTCCCACATAAGGAAAATGTAATCCCCTTTTTAGATAAATTAGACAAAGAGGCATTAGCCATAGGTGCTGTAAATACTATTGTAAACAAAGACGGTAGACTCATCGGCTATAACACAGACGGAAAAGGCTTTATGAAAAGCCTCTCTGAGCAAGGCATAAAGACAAAGACAAAGACTGTTTTAATCCTTGGTGCAGGTGGTGCCTCAAAGGCAATAAGCTACTATCTTACTGAAAAGGCTAAAGGGCTTTATATCTATGATATCGACATTGGTAAGGCTGAAAAACTAATAGGGGATTTACAAAGGCTTGGAAAAACAAATGTTTTTTTCATGGATTCCCCGAGAAATATATCCGATATGGACATTATCGTAAATGCCACTCCTTTAGGACTTAAGGACTCAGACCCTATCCCTTTGGATATATCCCTGATAAGACCCTCACACATAATCGGAGACCTCATATACAAAGAGACTCCCTTGCTTAAAAAGGCAGGAAGAAAAGGCTGTAGAACATTCAATGGTCTTGGAATGCTTCTTTGGCAGGGTGTCTTTGCCTTTGAGCTCTGGACAGGTGTAAAACCTCCTCATGAGCTTATGAGGAAATCACTTTACCTCTTTACATCTCATTAA